A single Acidaminococcus sp. DNA region contains:
- the mraY gene encoding phospho-N-acetylmuramoyl-pentapeptide-transferase — MNEFWIVITSFALTVIIGKFLIPELHKWHFGQSIRECGPKEHMKKSGTPTMGGIMMIIAVVVACLMWIPFDPHIVVALWLFVGYGLIGFIDDGLKVFFKQNLGLTAKQKMALQVLVAAVYLLYPGDVYSTKVWVPLINTVIDLGYFYPVFILLLLVGTTNAVNLTDGLDGLAAGVTIPVMLAFAAIASFEGLRHESLFSLALAGACIGFLRYNHFPAKVFMGDTGSLALGGAVAAAAIGTHTEILLVLIGGVYVIETVSVIMQVLYFKKTGGKRIFRMTPIHHHFELGGWPETTVVARFCLASAICSAAGFVLFLLK, encoded by the coding sequence ATGAATGAATTCTGGATCGTCATTACTTCGTTTGCACTGACGGTAATCATCGGAAAATTTCTCATCCCGGAACTGCACAAATGGCATTTTGGTCAGAGCATCCGTGAATGCGGTCCGAAGGAACACATGAAGAAAAGCGGCACGCCGACCATGGGCGGTATCATGATGATTATCGCCGTCGTGGTGGCCTGCCTGATGTGGATCCCATTTGACCCGCACATTGTGGTAGCCCTGTGGCTCTTTGTGGGCTATGGCCTCATCGGCTTTATTGATGATGGACTGAAAGTTTTCTTTAAACAGAATCTCGGCCTTACGGCCAAGCAGAAAATGGCGCTGCAGGTTCTTGTTGCGGCTGTCTATCTGCTCTATCCGGGCGATGTGTACAGCACGAAAGTCTGGGTGCCGCTTATCAACACTGTGATTGACCTGGGGTATTTTTATCCCGTATTTATCCTGCTTCTTCTTGTAGGGACGACCAATGCGGTTAACCTCACAGACGGCCTTGACGGGCTGGCCGCCGGCGTGACGATTCCGGTCATGCTTGCTTTTGCGGCCATTGCTTCGTTTGAAGGACTCCGTCATGAATCGCTCTTTTCCCTGGCTCTCGCAGGTGCCTGCATCGGTTTTCTGCGGTACAATCACTTTCCGGCCAAAGTCTTCATGGGTGATACTGGTTCCCTTGCTCTCGGCGGTGCGGTGGCTGCTGCAGCTATCGGGACGCACACGGAAATCCTGCTTGTTCTTATCGGCGGGGTCTACGTCATTGAAACGGTTTCTGTCATTATGCAGGTTCTGTATTTCAAGAAAACCGGCGGCAAGCGGATTTTCCGCATGACGCCGATTCACCACCACTTCGAACTTGGCGGCTGGCCCGAAACGACCGTCGTCGCAAGATTTTGCCTTGCCAGCGCGATTTGTTCCGCGGCGGGTTTTGTACTTTTCTTATTGAAATAA
- the murG gene encoding undecaprenyldiphospho-muramoylpentapeptide beta-N-acetylglucosaminyltransferase — protein sequence MKVVIAGGGTGGHIYPALTIADAIKKQEPEAEITFVGTRKGLERDIVPRYGYPLKFIRVAGFDRHLGLGTLKSAGELFLGMGDAYSLINRIDPELVVGTGGYVCGPVLFWGAMKRVATCIQEQNAMPGVTNKILSHFVDRVFLGYKAGERYFSGSAEKIVTGNPVRAEITEATREEGIAKFNLDPSMKTLLVFGGSRGARTINESMIPVEKALAGNRQIQILHATGTYGYAAHMDAVGSVIKSCTNIHVVPYLHEMPLALAAADLAVSRAGAIGLAELMVKGVPSILIPYPYATANHQEYNARALAGMGAAEVILDKDLNGEILLSTIQKLFKDPDLLRMMHKGALKAGNPDAADQIAKAALELVYRNRRNA from the coding sequence GTGAAAGTCGTCATTGCCGGCGGTGGAACCGGCGGGCATATCTACCCGGCCCTGACCATTGCCGATGCCATCAAAAAGCAGGAACCGGAGGCCGAGATTACCTTTGTCGGGACCCGCAAAGGCCTCGAAAGGGATATCGTGCCGCGTTACGGCTATCCTTTGAAATTTATCCGGGTGGCAGGCTTTGACCGCCATCTGGGTCTGGGTACATTAAAGAGTGCCGGTGAGCTTTTTCTGGGAATGGGCGATGCCTATTCCCTGATTAACCGGATTGACCCGGAACTCGTAGTGGGTACGGGCGGCTACGTGTGCGGCCCTGTGCTTTTCTGGGGCGCCATGAAGCGCGTAGCGACCTGCATTCAGGAACAAAATGCCATGCCCGGCGTTACCAACAAGATTCTTTCCCATTTTGTGGACAGGGTCTTTTTGGGGTATAAAGCGGGTGAACGGTATTTTTCGGGAAGTGCCGAAAAGATTGTGACGGGTAACCCTGTCCGTGCCGAAATTACCGAAGCCACGAGGGAAGAGGGTATTGCCAAGTTTAATCTTGACCCGTCCATGAAGACGCTGCTTGTTTTCGGCGGTTCCCGCGGCGCTCGGACGATTAATGAAAGCATGATTCCTGTCGAAAAGGCTCTGGCCGGCAATCGCCAGATCCAGATTCTTCACGCGACGGGAACGTACGGTTATGCGGCCCATATGGATGCTGTCGGTTCGGTTATCAAAAGCTGCACCAATATCCATGTGGTTCCGTATCTCCACGAAATGCCGCTGGCCCTTGCCGCGGCTGACCTTGCTGTTTCACGGGCCGGGGCTATCGGACTTGCGGAACTGATGGTCAAAGGAGTTCCTTCCATTCTGATTCCGTATCCCTACGCGACGGCTAACCATCAGGAATATAACGCCCGCGCGCTTGCCGGTATGGGAGCAGCGGAAGTCATCCTGGATAAAGACTTGAATGGTGAGATTTTACTTTCCACCATCCAAAAATTATTTAAAGACCCCGATTTGCTGCGCATGATGCATAAAGGAGCACTCAAAGCCGGAAATCCTGACGCGGCGGATCAAATTGCGAAGGCTGCACTGGAATTGGTGTACCGCAACAGGAGGAATGCATAG
- the ftsL gene encoding cell division protein FtsL, which translates to MISGRRYGRQPQRWPSHTAYSYGSEALQEEPEEVVIRRRVRKERANQKSLRRLVEFIAVLVVLCYFGGVALSERYVASTNALIQLKQQEADLLDQNEALKMEVERLRSPERIAGIASKNLGLSTARSNIYVRVTTPAKK; encoded by the coding sequence ATGATTAGCGGCAGAAGGTATGGCCGGCAGCCACAGCGCTGGCCTTCACATACAGCCTATAGCTACGGTTCCGAAGCCCTTCAGGAAGAACCTGAAGAGGTCGTTATCCGTAGACGGGTCAGAAAAGAAAGAGCAAATCAAAAATCTCTGCGGAGACTAGTTGAATTTATTGCTGTTTTAGTTGTATTATGTTACTTTGGCGGCGTTGCCTTGAGTGAACGTTACGTGGCTAGTACCAATGCTCTGATTCAGCTGAAACAGCAGGAAGCCGATCTGCTAGACCAGAACGAAGCGCTCAAGATGGAAGTGGAACGCCTCAGAAGTCCGGAGCGGATTGCAGGGATTGCTAGTAAAAACTTAGGGCTCAGTACAGCCAGAAGCAACATTTACGTGCGCGTCACTACGCCGGCTAAAAAATGA
- a CDS encoding UDP-N-acetylmuramoyl-L-alanyl-D-glutamate--2,6-diaminopimelate ligase, whose amino-acid sequence MNRKLSDVIAHIPGARVTGDTEGKMVNDLTIDSRTVQPGSLFICIKGVHTDGHQYIGKAAQLGAAAVLIEEDADVPKGVAAIRVDDTTAAMTALAPWFYDYPAQKMRMIGVTGTNGKTTTTNILRELLTNTGHKVGLIGTINIMIGDEKEVSHNTTPNVVDLQKTLYRMAEAHCDYCVMEVSSHALALNRVAGIEYDTAALTNITEDHLDFHKTMENYREAKALLFTHLHEGKKPRKTAVFNMDDPSSPLIMNRVKTKIITYGKAATNDIHPISFEIGAKSMKLDLTTPAGEMKLALHITGEFNVYNVMTAVGCALAEGLSRDDIVRGLDDFGGVPGRFQLIDAGQPFTVIVDYAHTPDGLDNVLKTAREITKGKLWCVFGCGGDRDRKKRPIMGKIALDLADVIVVTSDNPRSEDPDAIIKDIEEGLKDAPGDKEIHTISDRRSAIEFAISHAAPDDVIMIAGKGHENYQILKDRTIHFDDGEVVRDYFRKGKANA is encoded by the coding sequence ATGAATCGCAAGCTGAGTGATGTGATTGCCCATATTCCAGGTGCCCGCGTGACGGGTGATACAGAGGGAAAAATGGTAAACGATCTCACGATTGATTCCCGGACGGTGCAGCCGGGAAGCTTGTTTATTTGTATCAAAGGCGTCCATACGGATGGCCATCAATATATTGGTAAGGCCGCACAGCTCGGAGCGGCGGCAGTTCTGATTGAAGAGGATGCAGACGTTCCGAAGGGTGTCGCGGCAATCCGCGTCGACGATACGACGGCAGCTATGACGGCGCTGGCACCCTGGTTCTACGATTATCCGGCTCAAAAGATGCGGATGATTGGCGTGACCGGTACGAACGGTAAGACGACGACTACCAATATTCTGCGCGAACTTTTGACCAATACGGGACACAAGGTCGGGCTCATCGGAACCATTAATATTATGATCGGGGACGAAAAAGAGGTCTCCCATAACACGACGCCGAATGTCGTCGATTTGCAAAAAACGCTGTACCGCATGGCCGAAGCCCACTGCGACTACTGTGTAATGGAAGTCTCTTCTCACGCGCTGGCCCTTAATCGTGTCGCCGGCATCGAATACGATACGGCCGCACTGACAAATATTACAGAAGACCACCTCGATTTCCATAAGACTATGGAAAATTACCGCGAGGCCAAGGCGTTGCTCTTTACTCATCTTCATGAGGGCAAGAAGCCGCGTAAGACGGCGGTTTTCAACATGGATGATCCCAGCTCCCCGCTCATTATGAACCGGGTCAAAACGAAGATCATTACGTATGGCAAAGCTGCGACAAACGATATTCATCCCATTTCTTTTGAAATCGGCGCCAAATCCATGAAGCTGGATCTGACCACTCCGGCCGGGGAAATGAAACTGGCCCTTCACATTACGGGTGAATTTAACGTCTACAACGTGATGACAGCCGTGGGCTGCGCACTGGCTGAAGGTCTCTCCAGGGACGACATTGTCCGCGGTCTGGATGATTTCGGCGGCGTGCCCGGTCGTTTCCAGCTCATTGACGCCGGCCAGCCGTTTACGGTTATTGTGGACTATGCCCATACACCGGACGGCCTTGATAATGTGCTGAAAACTGCACGGGAAATCACAAAAGGCAAGCTCTGGTGTGTCTTCGGCTGCGGCGGTGACCGTGACCGGAAGAAACGCCCAATCATGGGTAAGATTGCGCTGGATCTTGCCGATGTAATCGTCGTGACAAGCGACAATCCGCGCAGTGAAGATCCGGACGCGATTATCAAAGATATCGAAGAAGGCCTGAAGGATGCGCCCGGTGACAAGGAAATCCACACGATTTCCGACCGGCGCAGTGCCATTGAATTTGCCATCTCCCATGCGGCACCGGATGATGTTATAATGATTGCCGGTAAAGGCCACGAAAACTATCAGATCCTGAAAGACAGAACCATCCATTTTGATGATGGAGAAGTGGTCAGAGATTATTTCCGGAAGGGGAAAGCAAATGCTTAA
- the mraZ gene encoding division/cell wall cluster transcriptional repressor MraZ, with protein MLMGEFEHTIDAKGRLFIPAKMREELGKPFYITKGFDGCLTVYPKEAWDRLTERMSQQDLPGKDARNVSRFLLGGAVEVETDKQGRVLLPANLRRHAHITENVTIVGVGSRAEIWDTERYNAYAEDASADVENAVERLSID; from the coding sequence ATGCTGATGGGAGAATTTGAGCATACCATTGATGCCAAGGGCCGTCTGTTTATTCCTGCCAAGATGAGAGAAGAGCTTGGCAAGCCATTTTATATCACAAAAGGGTTTGATGGCTGTCTGACCGTTTATCCGAAAGAGGCGTGGGACCGATTGACGGAACGGATGAGTCAGCAGGATCTGCCCGGAAAAGACGCAAGAAATGTCAGCCGTTTCCTCTTAGGCGGCGCTGTGGAGGTAGAGACCGATAAGCAGGGGAGAGTGCTCCTGCCGGCCAACCTCCGGAGACATGCCCACATTACTGAAAACGTCACAATTGTAGGCGTGGGCAGCAGGGCCGAAATCTGGGATACGGAAAGATATAACGCTTATGCGGAGGATGCTTCGGCAGACGTGGAAAACGCCGTGGAACGCCTTTCGATTGATTGA
- a CDS encoding UDP-N-acetylmuramoyl-tripeptide--D-alanyl-D-alanine ligase, translating to MLNAKMIKTATGAQTRLSDDVEFADVATDSREIQPGTLFVALRGEKFDGHDFAVSALEKGAEAVMIDHEIPGTENKCFIVKDTLAGYQQIASAYRMSMKNLRVIAITGSNGKTSTKDMVAALLASKYKVIKTQANFNNEIGLPKTLFLIRPDTEFAVVEMGMRGLGQIREMKKIAHPDAAIITNVGETHLELLGSIENIAKAKSEILENFTDKNFAILNGDDPRVRAMKTGAKVTTYGIDNDCDVRGSNITTDGLLTRFTYTSKVTGNTRDVVLPILGRHNVMNALAAIATAELYGVNDDDIVYALGTVKLTGMRQEILEFGDVTVINDAYNAAPASMKVGLETLTSVVKAHGRGRAIAVFADMLELGQASEEGHRSVGRWAAECGVSELICYGPLCKFMAEEARTLGVSVHYVTDKEAAAKVLREVVRPYDVVLCKGSHSMAVDQVIALAFKKDGTAHE from the coding sequence ATGCTTAATGCAAAGATGATTAAGACGGCAACGGGCGCTCAGACGCGCCTGTCCGATGATGTAGAGTTTGCGGACGTAGCGACTGACTCTCGCGAGATTCAGCCGGGAACGCTCTTTGTCGCGCTGCGGGGCGAAAAGTTTGACGGCCATGATTTTGCCGTTTCGGCTCTGGAAAAAGGTGCTGAGGCAGTCATGATCGATCATGAAATTCCGGGTACGGAAAATAAATGTTTCATCGTGAAAGATACACTGGCAGGCTATCAGCAGATTGCTTCGGCCTACCGGATGAGCATGAAGAATCTGCGCGTCATCGCGATTACAGGTTCCAACGGAAAGACGTCGACGAAAGATATGGTGGCGGCACTCCTTGCCAGCAAATATAAGGTCATCAAGACGCAGGCTAACTTCAATAATGAAATCGGCCTGCCGAAGACACTGTTCCTGATTCGCCCGGATACGGAATTTGCCGTGGTGGAAATGGGCATGCGCGGTCTTGGTCAGATCCGCGAAATGAAAAAAATTGCGCATCCTGACGCGGCTATCATTACGAATGTCGGGGAGACCCATCTGGAGCTTTTGGGCAGTATCGAGAATATTGCCAAAGCCAAGAGTGAAATCCTCGAAAACTTCACGGACAAGAATTTTGCCATTTTAAACGGCGATGATCCCCGCGTACGGGCTATGAAGACTGGTGCAAAGGTGACAACGTACGGCATTGATAACGACTGCGACGTCAGAGGCAGCAACATTACGACAGACGGTCTTCTGACCCGCTTTACCTATACGAGCAAGGTTACAGGCAATACACGCGATGTGGTGCTGCCGATCCTGGGACGGCACAATGTGATGAATGCTCTTGCCGCTATTGCTACGGCTGAGCTCTATGGCGTCAATGATGATGATATCGTCTATGCCCTCGGCACTGTCAAGCTGACTGGTATGCGCCAGGAAATCCTCGAATTCGGTGACGTGACGGTCATTAATGATGCGTACAACGCGGCACCGGCTTCCATGAAAGTGGGACTTGAAACGCTGACGAGCGTTGTCAAAGCTCACGGACGTGGCCGTGCCATTGCTGTGTTCGCTGATATGCTGGAGCTGGGGCAGGCTTCTGAGGAAGGTCACCGCAGTGTCGGCAGATGGGCTGCTGAATGCGGCGTATCCGAGCTCATTTGTTACGGACCGCTTTGCAAGTTCATGGCAGAAGAAGCCAGGACGCTCGGTGTTTCCGTACATTATGTGACGGACAAGGAAGCGGCGGCCAAGGTGCTGCGCGAAGTCGTCCGCCCTTACGATGTGGTGCTCTGCAAGGGCTCCCATTCCATGGCGGTCGACCAGGTGATTGCACTCGCTTTTAAGAAGGACGGCACCGCTCATGAATGA
- the rsmH gene encoding 16S rRNA (cytosine(1402)-N(4))-methyltransferase RsmH, with amino-acid sequence MNFVHKSVLLNESVNWIVGDPSGIYVDCTLGGAGHSHAIAERLQPDGLLIGIDQDEDAIAAATERLKDVPCRVKIVHDNFRNLGAILDGMGIAEADGIFFDLGVSSYQLDTPERGFSYMQDGPLDMRMNQEAKLTAADVVNHYKEDDLADVIYKYGEERWSRRIAQFIVAARKKKPLTRTSELVSVIKAAIPKGAREGGPHPAKRTFQAIRIEVNDELKILDSTMETAVHHLKKGGRIGVITFHSLEDRIIKQSFKRMARGCICPPELPVCVCGHKPELKKQKEFVPTEEELAENPRARSARLRGAQKI; translated from the coding sequence GTGAACTTCGTACACAAGAGTGTCTTGTTAAATGAGAGTGTGAACTGGATTGTCGGGGATCCTTCCGGCATCTATGTAGACTGCACGCTCGGCGGAGCCGGTCATTCCCATGCGATTGCCGAACGGCTGCAGCCGGATGGACTACTCATCGGCATCGATCAGGACGAAGATGCCATTGCTGCGGCTACGGAACGACTGAAAGATGTGCCGTGCCGGGTAAAAATTGTACATGATAATTTCCGCAACCTCGGTGCTATCCTGGATGGGATGGGCATCGCCGAGGCAGACGGAATTTTCTTCGACCTTGGCGTGTCGTCCTATCAGCTCGATACGCCGGAACGGGGTTTTTCCTACATGCAGGACGGCCCGCTCGATATGCGGATGAATCAGGAGGCCAAACTGACAGCCGCCGATGTAGTTAACCACTACAAGGAAGACGATCTTGCCGATGTGATTTATAAGTACGGCGAGGAACGGTGGAGCCGTCGGATTGCTCAGTTTATCGTCGCCGCCCGTAAGAAAAAACCACTGACGCGGACGAGTGAACTGGTTTCGGTAATCAAGGCCGCGATTCCCAAGGGGGCTCGGGAAGGCGGTCCGCATCCCGCAAAAAGAACCTTTCAGGCGATTCGCATTGAAGTCAATGACGAACTGAAAATCCTTGACAGTACGATGGAAACCGCTGTACACCACCTGAAAAAAGGCGGCCGTATCGGCGTCATCACTTTCCATTCCCTGGAAGACCGCATCATCAAGCAGAGTTTCAAACGCATGGCCCGCGGGTGTATCTGCCCGCCGGAACTGCCGGTCTGCGTATGCGGGCACAAACCGGAACTCAAAAAACAAAAAGAATTTGTACCCACGGAAGAAGAACTGGCTGAGAATCCTAGAGCCAGAAGTGCCAGACTACGGGGAGCACAGAAGATTTGA
- the murC gene encoding UDP-N-acetylmuramate--L-alanine ligase gives MLNLDTVKNVHFVGIGGAGMSALAHVLIKRGYHVSGSDAKPGPMATKLAEEGALVFIGHNACQIERAEAVVVSTAIHDDNPEVLEAKRRRVPIIHRSDVLAYLMNKHKGIAVAGAHGKTTTSSMLSLITCDGGLDPTVVVGGVVNNLGSNAVNGHSDYVVAEADESDGSFLKFRPYIAVVTNIENDHMDHYGNEENIQKAFQQFVDQTKKDGKAVLCYDNAKVRQVGSKTPTEVISYGIDSKDADYRAENIVYSPDGTHFDILLHNEVIGHGHLVVPGRHNVLNALGAIAAARVLGIGLDSILDSLEKFRGAKRRFDTKGKVGGVWVVDDYAHHPTEIQVTLEAARQTQPKRLIAVFQPHRYTRTKLLRDQFAVAFKKCDELIVTDIYAASEDPIPGVSGEMLANTIRETTGQDVKYMSGFDKIEQYLEEHVAPGDLVMTIGAGNIVQLGENLVKALERRQKNEQK, from the coding sequence GTGTTGAATTTAGATACAGTCAAGAATGTACATTTTGTCGGCATTGGCGGAGCCGGCATGAGCGCTCTGGCTCATGTGCTCATTAAACGCGGCTATCATGTATCCGGCTCGGATGCCAAACCGGGCCCCATGGCTACAAAGCTTGCCGAAGAAGGCGCCCTTGTTTTCATCGGGCATAACGCCTGCCAGATTGAAAGGGCTGAGGCCGTAGTGGTATCGACGGCCATTCACGATGATAACCCGGAAGTCCTTGAGGCAAAACGCCGCCGCGTGCCCATTATTCACCGCAGCGATGTGCTGGCTTATTTGATGAATAAGCATAAAGGCATTGCCGTAGCCGGTGCTCACGGTAAGACGACGACGAGCTCTATGCTGTCTCTCATCACCTGCGACGGCGGTCTTGATCCGACGGTTGTAGTCGGCGGTGTCGTCAATAACCTCGGTTCCAACGCCGTAAACGGTCACAGCGATTATGTGGTCGCCGAAGCCGATGAAAGCGATGGTTCTTTCCTGAAATTCCGTCCGTATATTGCTGTAGTGACGAATATCGAAAACGACCATATGGATCATTACGGCAATGAAGAAAATATCCAGAAAGCATTCCAGCAGTTTGTTGATCAGACGAAGAAAGACGGTAAGGCGGTCCTCTGCTATGACAACGCGAAGGTGCGCCAGGTCGGCAGCAAGACGCCGACGGAAGTCATTTCCTATGGCATCGACAGCAAGGATGCGGACTACCGGGCCGAAAACATCGTGTACAGTCCCGATGGTACGCACTTTGATATCCTGCTGCACAATGAAGTCATCGGTCACGGCCACCTTGTTGTGCCGGGCCGTCATAACGTGCTGAATGCACTCGGGGCTATTGCAGCAGCCCGCGTTCTCGGCATCGGTCTTGACAGCATTCTGGATTCCCTCGAAAAATTCCGCGGAGCAAAGCGCCGTTTTGATACCAAGGGCAAAGTCGGCGGCGTGTGGGTCGTCGACGATTATGCTCACCATCCGACAGAAATCCAGGTGACCCTGGAAGCAGCCCGTCAGACTCAGCCGAAACGCCTCATCGCCGTATTCCAGCCTCATCGCTACACGCGCACAAAACTGCTGCGTGACCAGTTTGCCGTTGCTTTTAAGAAGTGCGATGAGCTGATTGTGACGGATATCTATGCCGCCAGCGAAGACCCTATCCCCGGCGTCAGCGGAGAAATGCTTGCGAATACCATTCGGGAAACTACCGGACAAGATGTGAAGTATATGTCCGGTTTTGATAAAATCGAACAGTATCTGGAAGAACATGTAGCGCCCGGTGACCTCGTCATGACCATCGGGGCCGGCAACATTGTGCAGCTGGGCGAGAATCTGGTGAAGGCTTTGGAACGGAGGCAGAAAAATGAACAAAAATGA
- the murD gene encoding UDP-N-acetylmuramoyl-L-alanine--D-glutamate ligase — translation MENSRTVFVYGAGISGQGVAQVLADRGDRVILYNDEEKNVAPEFLDAFTKKGGKYVCGVEPEPYLKESNLFIISPGIPFTTETVKKACDLHMEIIGEAEEASRLYKGTWIGITGTNGKTTTTTLVGRMIDTLPVPTTVAGNIGFALSKELEHMGPESVVAAELSSFQLEGTTTFHPQIALIVNITPDHFERHGNMENYIAAKAKIFANQTPDDVLVLNYDNENTRNLAPKAKSRVYFFSTEKVLDEGAYVEDGWFVLNVEGHKDRICKVSDLKIFGSHNEQNVLGAILVSHFAGVTNENMAKVLKAFEGVEHRLEYVTTIKGVPYYNDSKATNTDSAIKALEAFKDGHVVLLAGGHDKMTGLDDFMQTCAQKTDALILLGEARQRFYEAAKKNHVKNIIMIDGSFEDAVNKAFEVARPPEVVLLSPACSSYDMFANFPERGRVFKKLVRGLAAKAGEGQA, via the coding sequence TTGGAAAACAGCCGGACAGTATTTGTCTATGGCGCTGGTATCAGCGGCCAGGGGGTAGCCCAGGTTCTGGCGGACCGGGGAGACCGCGTCATTTTGTATAACGATGAGGAAAAAAATGTGGCGCCCGAGTTTTTGGACGCTTTTACGAAAAAGGGCGGAAAGTACGTCTGTGGGGTTGAACCGGAACCGTACCTGAAGGAAAGTAACCTCTTCATCATTTCTCCTGGTATTCCGTTTACGACGGAAACTGTAAAGAAGGCTTGTGACCTTCATATGGAAATTATTGGTGAAGCGGAAGAAGCAAGCCGCCTCTATAAGGGTACCTGGATTGGCATTACCGGGACGAACGGCAAAACGACTACGACGACGCTCGTGGGCCGCATGATTGATACACTGCCCGTACCGACGACGGTCGCCGGCAATATCGGATTTGCCCTCTCCAAGGAACTGGAGCACATGGGCCCGGAATCTGTGGTAGCTGCCGAACTTTCCAGTTTCCAACTGGAAGGCACGACGACGTTCCATCCGCAGATTGCCCTCATTGTCAATATTACGCCGGACCATTTCGAACGTCACGGCAACATGGAAAATTACATCGCGGCCAAAGCTAAGATTTTTGCTAATCAGACACCCGATGATGTGCTGGTGCTGAACTACGATAACGAGAATACGAGAAACCTTGCTCCGAAAGCAAAGAGCCGTGTTTACTTCTTCAGTACGGAAAAGGTGCTGGATGAAGGGGCTTATGTCGAGGATGGCTGGTTCGTCCTCAACGTGGAAGGCCATAAGGACCGTATCTGCAAAGTAAGCGACTTGAAGATTTTCGGTTCCCACAACGAACAGAACGTTCTCGGTGCTATTCTTGTTTCTCACTTTGCCGGCGTTACCAATGAAAACATGGCTAAAGTGCTGAAAGCCTTTGAAGGCGTGGAACATCGTCTCGAATACGTAACGACCATCAAGGGTGTGCCGTATTACAACGACTCCAAAGCGACGAACACCGATTCTGCCATCAAGGCCCTCGAAGCCTTCAAGGACGGCCACGTGGTACTTCTTGCCGGTGGCCACGATAAGATGACAGGTCTTGATGATTTCATGCAGACCTGCGCTCAGAAGACCGATGCCTTGATTCTGCTCGGCGAAGCACGCCAGCGTTTTTATGAAGCTGCCAAAAAGAATCATGTGAAGAATATCATTATGATCGACGGATCCTTCGAAGACGCCGTAAACAAGGCCTTTGAAGTGGCTCGTCCGCCGGAAGTTGTATTGCTTTCCCCGGCTTGCTCTTCTTACGATATGTTTGCCAACTTCCCCGAAAGAGGAAGAGTCTTTAAGAAACTCGTCAGAGGACTTGCCGCTAAAGCAGGGGAGGGACAAGCGTGA